A single Nostoc sp. PCC 7107 DNA region contains:
- a CDS encoding ABC transporter ATP-binding protein, with the protein MKTRSNYWQLLPYIKPQWANIIKGLIGIIGYVLATLTLINLAGKLAAPFGQGNVVAIAQIAGVCALIFLVRGFFQSVQDMYMAKVALRVAYYLRKQVYSHLQKLDLSYFEQAKTGDLAYRLTEDVDRVGEVVNKLLHDFIPCVLQLIAIPIYMIYLNWQLTLATIVIAPLMGVLIGWFGERLRQYSVKSQNRVSGLSAILTEVFSGIRLVQAFAAENYEIARFGYEAERSLKAKYSAERLKAIQIPIIGFLEALSALSLLMVGTWQIYQRNLTVGDFFSYLAAAALLIDPIGHTTNNYNEFKQGEASLDRVFELMAIQPKVIEKTIAIALPPVKGKVEYRQISFAYKPGEPVLQDISLLALPGEAIALVGASGAGKTTFVNLLPRFYDPNSGQVFIDDIDIRDVTLHSLRRQIGIVPQETVIFSGTLAQNIAFGQDAFEMDAVMASAKIANAHQFITQLPEGYETWVGERGVNLSGGQRQRIAIARAVLLNPRILILDEATSALDSESEALVQEALERLMQNRTVFIIAHRLSTVRRCDRILVMEKGQIVESGNHEELLMLEGRYARFYAQQFS; encoded by the coding sequence TTGAAAACCCGTTCTAATTACTGGCAACTACTGCCATATATCAAACCCCAGTGGGCAAACATTATCAAAGGCTTAATCGGCATTATTGGCTACGTGCTGGCGACACTAACGTTAATTAATCTTGCTGGTAAATTAGCAGCGCCTTTTGGTCAAGGTAATGTAGTAGCGATCGCCCAAATAGCAGGTGTTTGTGCTTTGATATTTCTGGTACGTGGCTTTTTTCAGTCCGTACAAGATATGTACATGGCTAAAGTCGCTTTAAGAGTGGCTTATTATCTCCGCAAGCAAGTATACAGCCATTTGCAAAAATTAGATTTAAGCTATTTTGAACAAGCTAAAACAGGTGATTTAGCTTACCGCCTGACAGAAGATGTAGATCGGGTGGGGGAAGTTGTCAACAAACTACTGCACGACTTTATTCCCTGTGTGTTGCAGTTAATTGCCATACCCATATACATGATTTATTTGAATTGGCAACTCACACTCGCCACAATTGTGATTGCACCGTTAATGGGAGTGTTAATTGGCTGGTTTGGGGAACGGCTACGTCAGTATTCTGTGAAAAGTCAAAATCGCGTATCGGGATTATCGGCTATTTTGACGGAAGTGTTCAGCGGAATTCGCCTTGTCCAAGCGTTTGCAGCAGAGAATTATGAAATTGCTCGTTTTGGTTATGAAGCGGAACGTTCTTTAAAAGCGAAGTATTCCGCAGAACGCCTCAAAGCCATCCAAATTCCCATCATTGGTTTTTTAGAAGCTTTAAGTGCCTTATCTTTATTAATGGTTGGTACGTGGCAAATTTATCAACGCAACTTAACTGTGGGAGATTTTTTCAGTTATTTAGCGGCGGCGGCATTGTTAATTGACCCGATTGGTCATACAACCAACAACTACAATGAGTTTAAACAAGGTGAAGCATCCTTAGACCGAGTATTTGAATTGATGGCGATTCAACCAAAGGTAATAGAAAAAACAATTGCGATCGCCCTACCACCAGTTAAAGGTAAAGTAGAATATCGCCAGATTTCTTTTGCTTACAAACCCGGTGAACCAGTCCTGCAAGATATAAGTTTACTAGCATTACCCGGAGAAGCGATCGCTTTGGTGGGTGCTTCTGGTGCAGGAAAAACCACTTTTGTGAATCTCCTTCCCCGTTTTTATGACCCAAATTCTGGGCAAGTTTTCATAGATGATATTGATATTCGGGATGTCACCTTACATAGTCTGCGGCGACAAATTGGCATTGTTCCCCAAGAAACAGTGATATTTTCGGGAACCCTGGCTCAAAATATTGCTTTTGGACAAGATGCTTTTGAGATGGATGCAGTTATGGCATCTGCGAAAATTGCTAACGCCCATCAATTTATTACCCAGTTACCAGAAGGTTATGAAACTTGGGTAGGTGAACGTGGCGTAAATTTATCGGGTGGACAACGCCAAAGAATTGCGATCGCCCGTGCTGTTCTCCTGAATCCGCGTATATTAATCTTAGATGAGGCCACATCTGCATTAGATTCAGAATCGGAAGCTTTGGTGCAAGAAGCCCTAGAAAGACTCATGCAGAACCGGACAGTATTTATTATTGCCCATCGTTTAAGTACAGTGCGAAGATGCGATCGCATTCTCGTTATGGAAAAAGGGCAAATAGTGGAATCGGGTAATCATGAGGAATTATTGATGCTGGAAGGTCGCTATGCTAGATTTTATGCCCAGCAATTTAGTTAG
- a CDS encoding cytochrome c, giving the protein MDNQITKPEILIQRIALLALAILLVIPLGIFGVQMVQASDPYVKTVLSLTGNPEQGNAIFQINCAGCHGWQADGRVGPSLQAVSKRKSRYKLIHQVISGETPPMPKFQPSTQEMADLLSFLETL; this is encoded by the coding sequence TTGGATAACCAGATTACCAAACCTGAAATTCTAATTCAGCGGATCGCCTTGTTGGCTCTAGCGATACTGCTAGTAATTCCTTTGGGCATCTTTGGTGTTCAAATGGTACAAGCCTCAGATCCTTACGTTAAAACAGTTCTTTCCTTAACGGGAAACCCAGAGCAAGGAAACGCTATTTTTCAAATTAATTGTGCTGGTTGTCATGGTTGGCAAGCAGATGGGCGAGTCGGCCCTAGTTTACAAGCTGTTTCTAAACGTAAATCTCGTTATAAGTTGATTCACCAAGTTATTAGCGGTGAAACACCGCCTATGCCCAAATTTCAGCCTAGTACCCAAGAAATGGCTGACCTTTTGAGCTTTTTAGAAACTTTGTAG
- a CDS encoding serine O-acetyltransferase, whose translation MKTLIKQAIFRFIIFWFSPLLIPFIFTTEKEIITADIKRWAEVLSLPEQPLWMQLLVLLDKTQEFRNLYYYRLFKGNLTGRISMYLLKILYPECPSLFLDSSSCIGAGLFIQHGFSTIIMADIGEHCWVNQQVTIGYKDKSGRPKIGNNVRITAGAKVLGNIQVGDNVTIGANAVVVKDVPNDCVVVGIPAAIIRRNGVKVEEKL comes from the coding sequence ATGAAAACTTTGATTAAACAAGCTATTTTTAGGTTCATAATTTTCTGGTTTTCACCACTATTAATACCATTTATATTCACAACAGAGAAAGAAATTATTACTGCTGATATCAAACGATGGGCTGAAGTTTTAAGTTTGCCAGAGCAACCCTTGTGGATGCAATTACTTGTCCTACTAGACAAAACACAAGAATTTAGAAATTTGTACTATTATCGTCTATTTAAAGGCAATTTAACCGGGCGTATTTCAATGTATTTACTGAAAATACTTTACCCAGAATGTCCTTCTCTTTTCTTAGATTCTTCTTCTTGTATTGGAGCAGGTTTATTTATCCAGCATGGATTTAGCACTATTATTATGGCAGATATAGGTGAACACTGTTGGGTAAACCAACAAGTAACAATTGGATATAAAGATAAATCAGGTCGTCCCAAAATTGGCAATAATGTTCGGATTACGGCGGGGGCTAAAGTATTAGGTAATATTCAAGTAGGTGATAATGTCACAATCGGCGCAAATGCAGTTGTTGTTAAAGATGTTCCTAATGATTGTGTAGTTGTGGGAATTCCGGCTGCAATTATTAGAAGAAATGGAGTCAAGGTTGAAGAGAAATTGTAA
- a CDS encoding peptidylprolyl isomerase, with the protein MTEVLQIGNRAIPATELISLLASYQMLPQLLRELIIDEAIANIECTPEEITRAQQQFYLERQLKTDTDIKAWMAYHGITVDQLESVTIRRLKIEKFKLDTWGNKLESYFFQNKTKLDKVIYSLLRTQDIGLVQELYFRLQAKEQSFAEVAQEYSQGPEAQTGGLVGPVELQAIHPGMAQLLSSSQPGQVIPPARIAEWVVILRLEKLIPAQLDDQMKARLLNELFEAWLQEQQKQIQK; encoded by the coding sequence ATGACAGAAGTTCTCCAAATTGGCAACCGTGCAATCCCAGCGACTGAGCTAATTTCTTTACTGGCAAGTTATCAAATGCTGCCACAACTACTAAGGGAATTAATTATCGATGAAGCGATCGCAAATATAGAATGTACACCAGAAGAAATTACCCGCGCTCAACAGCAGTTTTACTTAGAACGACAATTAAAAACTGATACAGACATTAAAGCTTGGATGGCCTATCACGGTATCACAGTAGATCAATTAGAATCTGTAACTATTCGCAGACTGAAAATTGAAAAATTCAAGCTAGACACTTGGGGTAACAAGCTAGAATCTTACTTCTTTCAAAACAAAACCAAACTAGATAAAGTAATTTATTCCCTACTACGCACTCAAGATATCGGACTTGTCCAAGAACTTTACTTTCGACTCCAGGCTAAAGAACAGTCATTTGCAGAAGTCGCCCAAGAATACTCTCAAGGCCCAGAAGCCCAAACTGGTGGACTAGTCGGCCCTGTTGAACTACAAGCAATCCATCCGGGAATGGCACAGTTGTTATCTAGCAGTCAACCAGGTCAAGTTATACCACCAGCCCGCATAGCCGAATGGGTTGTGATTCTGCGTTTGGAGAAACTCATCCCAGCCCAATTAGATGACCAGATGAAAGCAAGATTACTGAATGAACTTTTTGAAGCTTGGCTACAAGAACAGCAAAAACAAATCCAAAAATAG
- a CDS encoding PEP-CTERM sorting domain-containing protein, with protein sequence MKNFSLANMLLLAGAGTTFVFAASPSQAAVINISDFTGWQGIGNFSLSNQQAIIDGGGVTDTAVESFLGLASGALDTLNSQNVNNASAIKNTITVQAGDVLTFDWQFQAGDYLPYNDFSFYSIGTSLNKLADVRQVGNFGQTSSQTAYTFATAGTYTVGFGVVDTLDQYLSSSLTVRTSGGNEPVPEPVTIIGSLAAGTFGIALRHKKKQQQKAKAEA encoded by the coding sequence ATGAAAAACTTTAGCTTGGCGAATATGTTACTGCTGGCTGGTGCTGGAACAACATTTGTTTTTGCGGCTAGTCCATCTCAAGCAGCAGTGATTAACATCTCAGATTTTACTGGATGGCAGGGAATTGGCAACTTTAGTTTGAGTAATCAGCAAGCCATTATTGATGGCGGTGGAGTTACTGACACTGCTGTAGAGTCATTCTTAGGACTAGCCAGCGGAGCCTTAGATACTTTGAATAGTCAAAATGTTAACAATGCTTCTGCTATTAAAAATACTATTACAGTCCAAGCTGGGGATGTTTTGACGTTTGATTGGCAGTTCCAAGCAGGTGACTATCTGCCTTATAATGATTTTTCCTTCTACTCTATTGGCACTTCTCTCAATAAACTGGCTGATGTAAGACAAGTAGGGAATTTTGGACAAACTTCATCTCAGACTGCTTACACATTCGCAACAGCCGGAACATACACTGTAGGATTTGGGGTTGTCGATACATTAGATCAGTACCTATCCTCAAGTCTAACGGTTCGCACTTCTGGAGGTAACGAACCTGTTCCCGAACCCGTAACTATCATCGGCTCATTAGCCGCAGGTACTTTTGGTATAGCTTTGCGCCATAAGAAGAAGCAACAACAAAAAGCTAAAGCTGAAGCTTAA